The window CTACAGGAGGAAGAGTATAGACGTTTCGAAGAGTCGCTGGAGGACGATATTGACAAcgccaagaagaaagatgaagacAATAATACTACTATTGCTACTACCAATACAGAGAAAGAGCTTCGAGTAGGAATCAAAGACTGGTAATTAGTCCTTTTCCCAGTTCCTTCTCATCTACTTATATAGTTTAGTTTtccaatctctctttctttgtttgTATTCTTTATAAGTTTTTACTTTAGCCTAGTTTCCCCAATACGAGAACAATCTCCTATGTTTTTGATCCGtggatttgaaatctattaaatgaagagagagaaagtggattCCAAATCCACGGACCAGGAACATATGAGATTATTCTTGTGTGTGAACTTGATCCGGTCATATGATCTGGATTTGACCAGGACTAGACATATTTACATTTCGAGCAATCAACCCTCCTTTCTCTCACTTCTCCTCAAGgggaattaaaaaattaaaacccaTTGGGAGTGAAAAGACCCAATTGCTCTCGTGAGCTGGAGATGCCTTCTCTTGTCCTCCCATTGACCCCATGCGTTAGTGTAGTAACCCTATGCACGGTTAGTGTTCTCTTCaccattattattgttattataatTTAAAGGGGGAAAAATTCTCATGAAACTGGAGTAGGGATTCTTTCCCATGCCTTTTTACATAATGAGCCGTGAGGAAGAACCTCCTAACCATCTGATAAGCTGACTTAGATTGTTAGGACCATccaattgtaatttttttttgatatctaGGGTGTCCGGATCTTTGACTGGACTAGTCCCTCGGGTCACTGTGATGCCACTTACATATGACCGGGTGAGGCCGAGATGAAAACTCTCATGcagtggccccaagaagttaggtgcaacGGCAAATGTTTAATCACGGGACCTTGCTTCCTGAGACGAAGTACCGTATCACCTCCAAATCAACTGTGGTAACCCCGTAGGGTTTCTTCCGATTACACAGCTTTTTGGGACTCATTGAAATGTTTGGCAACAAGAAGCAACCGTTGTTTTTGAAACTGGACCAAGAACTGGATTGCCCAGGCTCAGATATCGACTGATTATACAGCTCAACGGTCTGACCTGGATCTTTGACCATTGGGAATTATTGGTCAACGGTCTGAATTGCACTTGGATCCGAATCTGGTTACCAGTCCAAACTCCCAGCTACAATTTGGCCCGGCTAAACCTGAGGTCGCTCAAACAAAGCCTGGACTGAGCTTTCAACCTGCAGGCCGGGCTTGGGCCAAGAATTTTAGGCCCGATGTAGAGCCAGGATGGGCTGGGCCTAGGTTGAGCTCTTGGGCTGAGCTGGCCTGGCCTAACCTAACCCGTTTTAGTGTTATAAATGGGTAGTCAAAGATTTATACCACTTTTCCtctttcattggttcattcatttttcattccttgaaggaaagaagaagccAAGCCATCCGAAAGACATTTCcgtttttctccctttttctagtGCATATAAAGACACTAATGGCAAAAATACAGGGTCAGTCAAGGTTAATCAGGCTCAACCTAATTAGGATCAATCAGGACCGGGCTGGGTTGGATTGAGCTTGAACAGGGCTGGGCTGGCTGAGATATCACACTGACCTAGAGATGGAACAGGCTTGGGCTGAGTTATAGCACGTAGGATTGGGCTTGGATTTTATGAAACCCGTCTCAGCCCAACCCATTGATACCCCTAACTACACATTATCACCAATCCAGGGACTAACCCGGATGGAAATGGATCTTACATTAACTCATGAAAATGGGTTTTAACTTCTTATAACTTGTTGACAGGTGGACAAAGAGCAAGTATGCATATCTCAACCAACCAGCCATTGATTCTACAGAGAAGCCGAAACGCTCTACCTATATTCCCAACTTCTGCTTTTATAAGAGCCCTTCACTCTACCCTGCATCACTTGGGATTTTCTAAACTAGAGATGCCCTTTGAGCTGCTTAATTAAGATGAGGAAAACCACCTTGTGTCTCTATTGTTTTTATGAACTTCAATTCNNNNNNNNNNNNNNNNNNNNTGCTTAATTAAGATGAGGAAAACCACCTTGTGTCTCTATTGTTTTTATGAACTTCAATTCTTCCTTCCACCATTTCCATTTTATATAACTCTTCTTGATGTTATAAGATGATAGTCTTTGAGTTTGtttgtgtgtgcatgtgtgatGGTGGGACCAGAAATTGAGTTAGAATGTGAAACAGAGTTTCCACTTTCCAGTTTCTTTTTTGTGTGATTTCCACAGACTTGAGTATCCCAATAATCATAGACATTGTTTCAGTGTTTCTCTCACTAGAAATTACattgtgaagtttttttttggtggaaaattaCATTGTGAAGTTACATACTTATCAatggaaaatgggatttttttctttctcaaaataGATTCCAGATTAAATTCTCTTGGGCCTGTGAAAAGTGAAT is drawn from Macadamia integrifolia cultivar HAES 741 chromosome 7, SCU_Mint_v3, whole genome shotgun sequence and contains these coding sequences:
- the LOC122084336 gene encoding homeobox and leucine zipper protein Homez-like produces the protein MKQMDVDYKVGGVEETLPMTLPPPPPPLPPLPRSWAAIKPVQSVTNQEIAKYWRQKRMEEEDHLLSAIKAAACIRARKLTEEEYRRFEESLEDDIDNAKKKDEDNNTTIATTNTEKELRVGIKDWWTKSKYAYLNQPAIDSTEKPKRSTYIPNFCFYKSPSLYPASLGIF